A region of Vitis vinifera cultivar Pinot Noir 40024 chromosome 15, ASM3070453v1 DNA encodes the following proteins:
- the LOC104881815 gene encoding defensin-like protein 182 codes for MGDVAVFTMVGVVRGDPCIEGLGLCGHDCAQRCTKLHPGGEGSCEVTGNVPLCTCYYECPLPPPSPPKPKTCYGAGNPCTIQCWNDCCNQNCGVKYKNGTGYCEDIGVPPILCQCEYPC; via the coding sequence atGGGTGATGTTGCAGTTTTTACGATGGTGGGTGTGGTTCGAGGGGATCCATGCATTGAAGGTTTGGGACTCTGTGGCCACGATTGCGCACAAAGATGTACTAAATTACATCCTGGTGGGGAGGGATCTTGTGAGGTAACCGGCAATGTTCCTTTATGTACCTGCTACTACGAATGTCCTCTGCCGCCGCCATCTCCTCCCAAACCAAAAACCTGCTACGGCGCAGGGAATCCCTGTACTATTCAATGTTGGAATGACTGTTGCAATCAGAACTGTGGTGTCAAGTATAAGAATGGTACTGGATACTGTGAAGACATTGGAGTGCCCCCTATACTGTGTCAATGTGAATATCCATGCTAG